The following are encoded together in the Ignavibacteriales bacterium genome:
- the secA gene encoding preprotein translocase subunit SecA, protein MLKILKKIFGDKNSKDVKELQPIVAEIIEEYEKIKSLSDEELKEKTTEFKEKIQSHVAETKQKIEEIKTRLQTDEDFDRHGAYDELDQLEDQLNDQYEEVLNEILPEAFAVIKATCERLVGKSWTVMGNKITWDMVPYDVQLMGGVVLHQGKIAEMATGEGKTLVATLPIYLNALTGRGVHLITVNDYLAQRDSEWMGEIYKFHGLTIGCIINTMDTNQRKSQYTCDITYGTNNEFGFDYLRDNMAGDKELQVQRGHNYAIVDEVDSVLIDEARTPLIISGPVDVDDHKYNDMKPRIEKLFRLQKTFVAQIVQQAEEILARDGENSAEAGVLILRASRGLPKHNRLTKLLSEPAYRKLLQQTELEYLREKAKNMYIIDDELYFVIDEKNNQIDITEKGREELARGSGIEKEYFILPDLGTEISKFEHDPSLAAEEKIRRKDALYSKYSEASERIHTLNQLLKAYTLFEKDVEYVITEEGKIAIVDEFTGRVLPGRRYSDGLHQAIEAKENVKVERDSQTLATITLQNYFRMYKKLAGMTGTAETEESEFFEIYKLEVVVIPTNRPANRDDQDDAVFKTKREKYNAIVNKVEDLKKEGRPVLVGTTSVDVSETLSRMLKRKGIAHNVLNAKQHQREAEVVAHAGEQGAITIATNMAGRGTDIKLGSGVVDRGGLFILGTERHESRRIDRQLRGRSGRQGDPGTTKFFLSLEDDLMRLFGSDRISSIMGRLGIQEGEVIQHPLITKSVERAQKKVEENNFSIRKRLLEYDDTMNQQREVIYTKRGRALQGDRLKSEIFDLLEEYANDLVEKYFEEVQVDQLKEEVMRNLLVQLALEAAEFESLGKEGVKERIIQGAKEFYQKKEEMLGTELMSRLERYAMLSVIDHKWKEHLREMDDLKEGIGLRAYGQKDPLVEYKGEAFKLFLALLEEIRNEVVAFSFKFFPQAPEEIQNRRRQAPARMTTLKQSADNIGLAGNQRPQRGPESAGKPQPVHVEDKVGRNDPCPCGSGKKFKNCHGK, encoded by the coding sequence ATGTTAAAGATATTAAAAAAAATATTTGGCGATAAAAATTCAAAAGATGTCAAAGAACTGCAGCCAATAGTTGCAGAGATCATAGAAGAATATGAAAAAATAAAATCTCTTTCTGATGAAGAGCTTAAAGAAAAAACAACCGAATTCAAAGAAAAAATCCAAAGTCACGTTGCCGAAACAAAACAAAAGATTGAAGAAATAAAAACCAGGCTTCAGACAGATGAAGATTTTGACAGGCATGGAGCGTACGATGAACTCGATCAGCTTGAAGATCAACTCAATGATCAATACGAAGAAGTGTTAAATGAAATTTTACCGGAAGCTTTCGCTGTAATCAAAGCCACTTGTGAGAGATTGGTTGGTAAATCCTGGACTGTAATGGGGAATAAAATTACCTGGGACATGGTTCCTTACGATGTACAACTTATGGGCGGGGTAGTTTTACACCAGGGAAAAATTGCGGAAATGGCGACCGGGGAGGGTAAAACTCTTGTCGCTACTCTGCCTATATATCTTAATGCTCTTACGGGGAGAGGCGTTCACTTAATCACTGTAAATGATTATCTCGCGCAGCGCGACAGCGAATGGATGGGGGAAATATATAAATTTCATGGATTGACTATCGGGTGTATTATAAATACAATGGATACGAATCAGAGGAAATCTCAGTACACTTGTGATATTACATACGGAACAAATAATGAATTTGGGTTTGATTATCTCCGTGACAATATGGCTGGCGATAAAGAATTACAGGTTCAACGCGGACATAACTATGCGATTGTTGATGAAGTGGATTCCGTTTTAATAGACGAAGCACGAACACCTCTTATTATTTCCGGTCCTGTTGATGTTGATGATCATAAATACAATGATATGAAACCGCGTATTGAAAAATTATTTCGCTTACAAAAAACTTTTGTTGCACAAATAGTTCAACAGGCAGAGGAAATCCTGGCTCGCGATGGTGAAAATAGTGCTGAAGCAGGTGTCCTGATTTTACGTGCATCACGGGGGCTTCCAAAACATAACAGACTTACTAAGTTATTGAGTGAACCTGCTTATCGTAAATTATTGCAGCAAACCGAATTGGAATACCTTCGGGAAAAAGCAAAGAACATGTACATAATTGATGATGAACTTTATTTCGTTATTGATGAAAAGAACAACCAAATTGATATCACAGAAAAGGGCAGGGAAGAGCTTGCACGAGGAAGTGGAATCGAAAAAGAATATTTTATTCTGCCCGACCTCGGAACTGAAATTAGTAAATTTGAACACGATCCTTCCTTAGCTGCCGAAGAAAAGATTCGCAGGAAAGATGCACTCTACAGTAAATATTCCGAAGCCAGCGAGAGAATACACACACTAAATCAATTGCTAAAAGCATATACTCTTTTCGAAAAAGATGTTGAATATGTTATCACCGAAGAAGGTAAAATTGCAATTGTTGATGAGTTTACGGGTAGAGTTTTACCAGGGAGGAGGTATTCAGACGGTCTTCATCAGGCAATTGAAGCAAAAGAAAATGTAAAAGTTGAAAGAGATTCTCAAACACTTGCTACCATCACCCTTCAGAATTATTTCAGAATGTACAAAAAACTTGCAGGAATGACTGGTACCGCTGAAACTGAAGAGTCTGAATTTTTTGAAATTTATAAACTTGAAGTTGTTGTTATCCCGACGAACAGACCGGCAAACCGCGATGATCAGGATGATGCGGTATTTAAAACGAAAAGAGAAAAGTACAACGCTATCGTTAATAAAGTTGAGGATCTTAAAAAAGAAGGCAGACCGGTTCTCGTTGGAACTACATCGGTTGATGTATCAGAAACTCTTAGTCGTATGCTTAAAAGAAAGGGGATTGCTCATAACGTTCTAAATGCAAAACAGCATCAGCGTGAGGCTGAAGTAGTTGCACATGCAGGTGAACAAGGTGCAATTACAATCGCTACGAACATGGCTGGTAGAGGTACAGATATTAAACTTGGCAGCGGCGTTGTGGATCGTGGTGGTTTGTTCATCCTCGGCACAGAGCGTCATGAATCAAGACGAATTGATAGACAGCTCCGTGGTCGTTCCGGTAGGCAGGGCGATCCAGGTACAACTAAATTCTTCCTTTCACTTGAAGATGATCTGATGCGATTGTTCGGGAGTGATAGAATTTCTTCTATTATGGGACGTCTTGGAATCCAGGAGGGGGAAGTTATTCAACATCCATTGATTACAAAGTCTGTCGAGCGTGCTCAGAAGAAAGTCGAGGAAAATAATTTTTCAATTAGAAAAAGACTTCTTGAATATGACGATACAATGAATCAGCAGAGAGAAGTTATTTATACTAAAAGAGGTCGTGCTCTTCAAGGTGATAGATTAAAATCAGAAATTTTTGATTTGCTGGAAGAATATGCTAACGATCTTGTTGAAAAATATTTCGAAGAAGTGCAGGTTGATCAATTGAAAGAAGAAGTTATGCGCAATCTTCTTGTTCAACTTGCTCTCGAAGCTGCGGAGTTTGAATCGCTTGGTAAGGAAGGTGTAAAAGAAAGAATAATTCAAGGCGCAAAAGAGTTCTATCAAAAAAAAGAAGAAATGCTCGGAACAGAATTAATGTCGCGGCTTGAGCGCTACGCCATGCTAAGTGTAATTGATCATAAATGGAAAGAGCATCTTCGTGAAATGGATGATCTTAAAGAAGGAATTGGACTTCGTGCTTACGGTCAAAAAGATCCACTTGTTGAATATAAAGGAGAGGCATTTAAATTATTCCTTGCCTTGCTTGAGGAGATTCGTAATGAAGTCGTTGCTTTTAGTTTTAAATTTTTTCCGCAGGCACCTGAAGAAATTCAAAATAGAAGAAGACAAGCACCCGCAAGAATGACCACGTTAAAACAAAGTGCGGATAACATTGGTTTGGCTGGAAATCAGCGCCCTCAGCGCGGACCGGAATCAGCAGGGAAACCTCAACCGGTGCACGTTGAAGATAAAGTTGGCAGAAACGACCCCTGTCCCTGCGGAAGCGGTAAGAAATTCAAAAACTGTCACGGTAAATAA
- a CDS encoding P-II family nitrogen regulator, whose product MKKIEAIIRPFKLDEVKEALIEEGIKGLTITEVRGYGRQKGHTETYRGSEYHIEFVPKIKIEIVVESTKAEKVISAILRTAKTGQVGDGKIFVTDIQDVIRIRTEESGKGAL is encoded by the coding sequence ATGAAAAAAATTGAAGCAATAATTCGCCCATTCAAATTGGATGAAGTGAAAGAAGCTCTTATCGAAGAGGGGATCAAAGGACTTACAATAACCGAGGTACGTGGTTACGGCAGACAGAAGGGCCACACCGAAACTTACCGCGGCAGTGAATATCATATCGAATTTGTTCCTAAAATTAAAATTGAAATAGTAGTTGAATCAACAAAAGCTGAGAAAGTGATAAGTGCAATTCTCCGAACTGCAAAAACCGGGCAGGTTGGTGACGGTAAAATTTTTGTGACAGATATTCAGGACGTAATTAGAATTCGAACTGAAGAATCCGGCAAAGGCGCACTGTAA
- a CDS encoding tetratricopeptide repeat protein, with amino-acid sequence MKKYIFLFSLVLFSGCGLWGDFTTYFNLYYNAKDLFSLSETEIYSQKRPIFSTVDLIVPGTSATNINKVIEKCSKILQYSSETVYIDEALLMIGKCFYYQRNYLKSQRKFQELIATQPESDLIPEAELWIAKTQMRLKDYENGLAALQSVRDKALEEGEDDLFLKAFIGETVYRITKEEFPAAISLSESFILNSDDDEINAEVVYELGKLYNKVDDNKNAIASFSKVFDFSPSFDIEMEAKIELAKALGKENRNDEALEILEDMRTEDKYSTSYDLIDLETGLSLVKLDRIEEAISKLRDVDTLYVNSTSSGAAKYELGKIMEEKLLDLDSAYFYYNRASGTSLPEEYVLPAREKKQVFTKYININNQLKDYSEQLFYASNMELYRSDSLAYVEDSLRAFEEWKIQNIFKNASYVPIDSVALRKAPIDTSKIKDSLQIVIDSLMFVDTTGFKRDSLFKSMKFSYDTLLIDKTILHLEENKSFNTLSLNPDSLNITKQKPRRPLFTADSLNKLIVKNKLEEGNLFFTELNMPDSAYKNYIDILTNYQENQYTANTMYGLATYYLTVDKKNEADSLFNLIYDNYKTQSIVNAAAIKLNKPLIDLDFDPADEVYSSAEADMLNSQFDLAVNKFYNLFVNYPHSSLAPKALYAGGYILENNLDDSDSAVVFYDSLLAKYPTSVYAIKIRPKINFYKLELQKRKKAELDSLKREQTKKDSLTLPVTENEKIINPNNITGTDSTLIMQESSINDSLKTKDEQIQKTDSTENSFLRNQMEEMIKQRRGTLPPGKQNSGDFKK; translated from the coding sequence ATGAAAAAATATATCTTCCTTTTTTCATTGGTACTGTTCTCCGGCTGCGGTTTATGGGGTGATTTTACCACTTATTTCAACTTATATTATAACGCAAAAGATTTATTCTCGCTATCTGAAACTGAAATCTATTCGCAAAAACGTCCCATCTTTTCTACCGTCGATTTAATAGTTCCCGGTACATCCGCAACGAATATTAACAAGGTTATTGAAAAGTGTTCTAAAATTCTTCAGTACAGTTCCGAGACTGTTTATATTGATGAAGCTTTGCTGATGATTGGTAAATGTTTTTATTATCAGCGCAACTACTTAAAATCTCAAAGGAAATTTCAGGAACTTATTGCCACTCAACCGGAAAGTGATCTTATTCCGGAGGCAGAACTATGGATCGCAAAAACACAAATGCGATTGAAAGATTATGAAAATGGCTTAGCTGCGCTTCAGTCTGTTAGAGACAAAGCCTTAGAGGAGGGTGAAGATGATTTGTTTTTAAAAGCTTTTATTGGAGAGACTGTTTATAGAATTACTAAAGAAGAATTTCCTGCAGCAATTTCACTATCAGAAAGTTTTATCCTTAATTCAGACGATGATGAAATCAATGCCGAAGTAGTCTATGAGCTTGGGAAATTATATAATAAAGTAGATGATAATAAGAATGCAATCGCATCATTCAGCAAAGTGTTTGATTTTTCACCCTCCTTTGATATTGAAATGGAAGCCAAAATTGAACTTGCAAAAGCCCTTGGCAAAGAGAATAGGAATGATGAAGCGCTGGAAATATTGGAGGACATGAGGACTGAAGATAAATATTCCACATCCTATGATCTAATTGATCTTGAAACAGGATTATCGCTTGTAAAACTTGACCGAATTGAAGAAGCTATTTCCAAACTTCGCGATGTTGATACTTTATATGTTAACTCTACCAGTTCCGGTGCTGCTAAATATGAACTGGGAAAAATTATGGAGGAAAAGCTTCTTGATTTGGACAGTGCATATTTCTATTATAATAGAGCCTCCGGAACATCGCTGCCGGAAGAATATGTCCTGCCGGCTCGGGAGAAGAAGCAAGTATTTACAAAGTACATCAATATCAATAATCAGTTGAAAGATTATTCTGAACAATTATTCTATGCGAGTAACATGGAATTATATCGCTCCGATTCCTTAGCTTATGTTGAAGATTCGCTTAGAGCATTTGAGGAATGGAAAATACAAAATATCTTTAAGAATGCTTCCTATGTTCCAATTGATTCGGTTGCTTTGCGTAAAGCTCCGATTGATACTTCCAAAATCAAAGACAGCTTACAAATTGTGATTGATAGTCTGATGTTTGTTGACACTACAGGTTTTAAACGAGATAGTTTATTTAAATCAATGAAATTTAGTTATGATACTTTACTGATAGATAAAACAATTTTGCATTTGGAAGAGAATAAATCTTTTAACACTCTCTCCTTGAATCCCGATTCACTTAACATAACAAAACAGAAACCGCGCCGACCCTTGTTTACCGCCGACTCTTTAAACAAATTAATTGTGAAGAATAAACTTGAAGAAGGCAATTTATTTTTTACAGAATTAAATATGCCCGATTCGGCTTATAAAAATTATATTGATATTCTTACTAACTATCAGGAAAATCAATATACCGCAAATACTATGTACGGTCTGGCAACTTATTATTTAACAGTTGACAAAAAAAATGAAGCAGATAGTTTGTTCAATTTAATTTATGATAATTATAAAACCCAATCTATTGTAAATGCCGCGGCGATAAAATTGAATAAACCACTGATAGATCTTGATTTCGATCCGGCTGATGAAGTCTATTCTTCGGCAGAGGCTGATATGTTGAACAGTCAATTTGATCTGGCAGTTAATAAATTTTATAACTTATTTGTTAATTACCCGCACTCTTCGCTTGCGCCAAAAGCGCTTTACGCAGGTGGATATATTCTCGAAAATAACCTTGACGACTCTGATTCCGCCGTTGTATTCTATGATTCTTTACTTGCTAAATACCCCACCTCGGTTTATGCTATTAAAATCAGACCCAAAATAAATTTCTATAAACTTGAACTTCAGAAGCGGAAAAAAGCTGAACTTGATTCATTGAAACGAGAGCAAACTAAAAAAGACTCTCTGACTTTACCTGTAACAGAGAATGAAAAAATAATAAATCCTAATAATATCACTGGAACAGATTCAACTTTGATAATGCAAGAATCATCAATTAATGATTCGCTCAAAACTAAAGACGAACAAATACAAAAGACAGATTCAACGGAAAATTCTTTTTTGCGAAATCAGATGGAGGAAATGATCAAACAAAGAAGGGGAACATTACCGCCAGGTAAACAAAACTCCGGTGACTTTAAGAAATAA
- the mtgA gene encoding monofunctional biosynthetic peptidoglycan transglycosylase has translation MLQPLNYQLPPNELADCYSLILPVIKNNRLKSIGIYLFFVIYFSIPSLQIPILEFNGSRITALMEQRAIENYLLFYPHQSWVSIDDVNPILLKAIISMEDGAFFNHRGIDWKEFYNSLRANDRRGKTVRGGSTITMQLAKNLYLNTERSIFRKAKELVIAARMEKELSKKNILEAYINAVEWGDGIFGIDAASAEYFDKDPQDLTLMECSKLAAVIPSPLIHQPNVNSGYVRRRAGIIRGRLNDIILYPEKKDEQKRSKRIN, from the coding sequence ATGCTACAGCCTCTAAATTATCAACTGCCTCCAAATGAGTTAGCTGATTGTTATTCGCTTATTCTTCCTGTTATAAAAAATAATAGACTAAAAAGCATAGGCATTTATTTATTTTTCGTTATCTACTTTAGTATTCCTTCGCTTCAAATTCCGATTTTAGAATTTAATGGATCTCGAATTACTGCATTAATGGAGCAAAGAGCGATTGAGAATTACTTGCTCTTTTACCCCCACCAATCATGGGTTTCGATTGATGATGTGAACCCAATTCTTTTAAAGGCTATTATTTCAATGGAAGACGGTGCCTTTTTTAACCATCGTGGTATTGACTGGAAAGAGTTTTATAATTCATTAAGAGCAAATGATAGGCGCGGTAAAACTGTTCGCGGCGGAAGCACAATCACAATGCAGCTCGCAAAAAATTTATACTTAAATACCGAAAGAAGCATATTCAGAAAAGCAAAAGAATTAGTTATCGCGGCAAGAATGGAAAAAGAACTTTCCAAAAAAAATATCCTTGAAGCTTATATCAACGCCGTTGAATGGGGTGATGGAATATTTGGAATTGACGCAGCTTCCGCTGAATATTTTGACAAAGATCCTCAAGATTTGACATTGATGGAATGCTCTAAACTTGCAGCAGTTATCCCTTCGCCGCTTATTCATCAGCCAAATGTTAACTCCGGTTATGTTCGCAGACGTGCTGGGATAATAAGGGGGCGGCTGAATGATATAATCTTATATCCCGAAAAAAAAGATGAACAGAAGAGAAGTAAGAGAATTAATTGA
- a CDS encoding putative DNA binding domain-containing protein: MNRREVRELIEEGENLQIEFKRKFTSHEKIAREMIAFANTRGGFILFGIDDDKSIVGVESEKSEAELIIKTAKEYCEPALDIKLDFINIDDKEIVIASIHESENKPHRLQDYKNELEINTAEVTIRVNDKSVLASKEMIRLMRAQSNSLELKKYAVGEIEKSVFEILVKHETISVKELSRAVNISERRASRTLVKLVRANLLMIHSKDNGEEYFTSIEST; the protein is encoded by the coding sequence ATGAACAGAAGAGAAGTAAGAGAATTAATTGAAGAAGGTGAGAACCTTCAAATTGAATTTAAAAGAAAATTTACTTCACACGAAAAAATTGCACGCGAAATGATTGCATTTGCAAATACAAGAGGCGGTTTCATTTTATTTGGAATTGATGATGATAAATCTATAGTCGGAGTTGAGAGTGAAAAATCCGAAGCTGAATTAATAATTAAAACCGCAAAGGAATACTGTGAACCAGCCCTTGACATAAAATTAGATTTTATAAATATTGATGACAAAGAAATAGTGATAGCCTCAATTCATGAGTCTGAAAACAAACCTCACCGTTTGCAAGATTATAAAAACGAATTAGAAATCAACACTGCTGAAGTAACAATACGCGTGAATGACAAAAGTGTTTTAGCAAGCAAAGAAATGATAAGGCTGATGCGTGCTCAAAGTAATAGCCTCGAACTTAAAAAATACGCTGTTGGCGAAATCGAAAAATCTGTTTTTGAAATTCTTGTTAAACATGAAACTATTTCGGTAAAAGAGCTGAGCAGAGCGGTTAATATTTCTGAAAGACGAGCTTCCCGAACTTTGGTAAAACTTGTCCGTGCAAACTTACTTATGATTCACAGCAAAGATAATGGGGAGGAGTATTTTACTTCAATTGAATCAACATAA
- a CDS encoding RNA methyltransferase yields the protein MKKLTHDEISANRSTLETIHTVNKLPVYVLLNSIRSTYNVGSIFRTSDGVMIEKLYLCGFTPSPPKKDILKTALGATQSVNWEYAKDAKEIVLKLKSEGIKICALELTSKTIPYHSLTKKDFPLCMLVGNEITGVSQELIDLCDFSIEIPQYGIKQSLNVAVAYGIAVYEMRKVLDEK from the coding sequence ATGAAAAAATTAACACACGATGAGATTTCAGCTAACAGAAGTACATTGGAGACAATTCACACTGTAAATAAACTGCCGGTTTATGTTTTGCTCAATAGCATTAGAAGCACTTACAATGTTGGTTCAATCTTTCGAACATCTGATGGGGTGATGATTGAAAAACTTTATCTCTGTGGATTCACCCCTTCCCCGCCTAAAAAAGATATATTAAAAACAGCTCTCGGAGCTACACAGAGTGTAAACTGGGAATACGCTAAAGACGCAAAAGAAATTGTTCTTAAATTAAAATCGGAAGGAATAAAAATCTGCGCTCTTGAATTGACAAGCAAAACTATTCCTTATCACTCTTTGACAAAAAAAGATTTTCCGCTTTGTATGCTTGTTGGAAATGAAATCACAGGCGTATCGCAGGAACTAATTGATCTGTGTGATTTTTCGATAGAGATTCCACAGTATGGAATTAAGCAATCATTAAACGTAGCTGTCGCTTATGGAATTGCTGTTTATGAAATGAGGAAAGTTTTAGATGAGAAATAA
- the rlmN gene encoding 23S rRNA (adenine(2503)-C(2))-methyltransferase RlmN: MTPTRSISNHSKKIVLKGLTFEELKVYFNSIGEPSYRAGQVFNWMYNHLSLSFDEMLNLPKSLRKKLNEETNLKSLTYFDSETSRETGTKKFIFETVDGNKIESVIIPEAKRNTLCISTQVGCPLDCKFCATGLMGYKKNLTAGEIFDQYLLAAKDFRKENLTNIVFMGMGEPLLNYDAAFNTLKIFSEELTTGISLKKVTVSTAGIPHRIKELADSGLKPKLAFSLHSCFEETRSKIMPINLKYSLNENLEALKYYSSKTNTRITFEYIMLKDLNDTEKDLSALVRLCKSIPSKVNVIPFNSLAHMNPTGFSSELRPTAKYKIEDFVRKLRERDITVIVRFTQGEDIAAACGQLAIKFK, from the coding sequence ATGACTCCAACCCGCTCAATCAGTAATCATTCTAAAAAAATAGTTTTAAAAGGATTAACATTTGAGGAATTAAAAGTTTATTTTAATTCCATTGGTGAACCATCATACCGTGCCGGTCAAGTATTCAATTGGATGTACAATCACCTTTCGCTAAGTTTTGATGAAATGTTAAACCTACCCAAATCACTCAGGAAAAAATTAAACGAAGAAACAAATCTTAAAAGTTTAACTTACTTCGATTCTGAAACATCACGTGAAACCGGGACAAAAAAATTTATTTTCGAAACAGTTGATGGAAATAAAATTGAATCTGTAATTATTCCTGAAGCAAAGCGAAACACACTCTGTATTTCCACACAAGTTGGCTGCCCGCTTGATTGTAAATTTTGCGCCACAGGACTTATGGGATATAAAAAAAATCTAACGGCAGGCGAGATCTTTGATCAATATCTTTTGGCTGCAAAAGATTTTAGAAAAGAAAATCTAACCAACATTGTTTTTATGGGGATGGGGGAGCCATTATTAAATTATGATGCGGCATTCAATACTTTAAAAATTTTTTCTGAGGAATTAACTACCGGGATTAGTCTTAAAAAAGTTACTGTGTCCACTGCCGGCATTCCTCATAGAATTAAAGAACTTGCAGATTCCGGACTAAAACCAAAATTAGCATTCTCGCTTCATTCCTGTTTCGAAGAAACACGAAGTAAAATTATGCCGATAAATTTGAAGTATAGTCTTAATGAAAATCTTGAAGCATTAAAATATTATTCAAGTAAAACTAATACTCGTATCACTTTCGAATATATTATGCTGAAAGATTTAAATGATACCGAGAAAGATTTATCCGCATTAGTAAGACTCTGCAAAAGCATTCCCTCAAAAGTCAATGTTATCCCATTTAATTCATTAGCTCACATGAATCCTACAGGCTTTTCATCTGAATTACGACCGACAGCAAAATATAAGATTGAAGATTTTGTACGGAAGCTTCGAGAAAGAGACATTACCGTGATTGTCCGTTTTACGCAGGGTGAAGATATCGCCGCCGCTTGCGGGCAGCTTGCAATTAAATTTAAGTGA
- a CDS encoding acyl-CoA dehydrogenase codes for MNFEFTEDHKMIQQSAKEFAQEVIAPTSIDRDIKAEFPAEIIKQMGELGFLGMMVSPDYGGAGLDTISYVLAMIEISKVDASCGVIMSVNNSLVCYGLEKYGSDFLKQKYLIPLAKGEKLGAFALSEPEAGSDATKQKTTADRNGDFYILNGMKNWITNGTTADYVLVMATTDKEKAHHGISTLLVERGTPGFDHGKKEDKLGIRSSDTCSLTFENCKVPKENIVWEEGKGFNFAMNTLNGGRIGIASQAIGIAEASFEAALKYSKERKAFGTIISNHQAIQFKLADMAVKIDAAKMLTLKAAAMKDAGQKYFKEAAMAKLYSSKIAFECASEAIQIHGGYGYVREYLVERYLRDSKITEIYEGTNEIQRVVIARALLDSK; via the coding sequence ATGAATTTTGAATTCACAGAAGATCACAAAATGATTCAGCAATCGGCAAAAGAATTTGCTCAGGAAGTAATTGCGCCTACCTCGATAGATAGAGATATCAAAGCAGAATTTCCTGCCGAAATTATTAAACAAATGGGTGAACTTGGATTTTTAGGAATGATGGTATCGCCTGATTATGGGGGCGCGGGTTTGGATACTATTAGTTACGTGCTTGCAATGATAGAAATTTCAAAGGTGGATGCAAGCTGCGGAGTAATTATGTCTGTTAATAATTCTCTCGTTTGCTATGGATTAGAGAAGTATGGTTCAGATTTCCTAAAACAAAAATATTTAATTCCGCTTGCTAAAGGCGAAAAGCTCGGCGCTTTTGCTCTCTCTGAACCGGAAGCAGGAAGTGATGCTACAAAACAAAAAACGACTGCTGATCGAAATGGTGATTTTTATATTTTAAATGGCATGAAAAATTGGATCACCAACGGAACTACAGCAGATTATGTTTTAGTTATGGCTACAACTGATAAGGAAAAAGCTCACCATGGAATTTCTACTTTATTGGTTGAACGCGGTACCCCCGGATTTGATCATGGCAAAAAGGAAGATAAACTTGGTATCAGAAGTTCTGATACTTGCTCATTAACTTTTGAAAATTGTAAAGTTCCAAAAGAAAATATAGTCTGGGAGGAAGGCAAGGGATTTAACTTTGCAATGAATACACTTAATGGCGGAAGAATCGGAATCGCATCGCAGGCTATCGGCATCGCTGAAGCTTCGTTCGAAGCAGCATTGAAATATTCAAAAGAAAGAAAAGCATTCGGAACGATAATTTCAAATCATCAGGCAATTCAATTTAAACTTGCCGACATGGCTGTAAAGATTGACGCAGCAAAGATGCTTACACTAAAAGCTGCCGCTATGAAAGATGCCGGTCAAAAATATTTTAAGGAAGCTGCGATGGCTAAACTTTACTCTTCCAAAATAGCGTTTGAATGTGCTTCGGAAGCGATTCAAATCCATGGTGGTTACGGCTATGTGAGAGAATATCTGGTAGAAAGATATCTTCGTGATTCAAAAATCACTGAAATTTATGAAGGCACAAATGAAATTCAGCGCGTCGTTATTGCAAGAGCATTATTAGATTCAAAATAA
- the yidD gene encoding membrane protein insertion efficiency factor YidD, with amino-acid sequence MKLLLIYIFLLLQSFLIAQSDWKKWEAEEISYQRTDNHRSRDYSFGFENISDFSVKIFTNSYWFFISEVDGDNCPYSPSCSAFFVASVKETNPAQGLLMFFDRFTRDFNIFNRKSHYPRILDGHYFDPPSLYTLEESKIKYTPPVLLTSDK; translated from the coding sequence TTGAAATTGTTATTGATTTATATCTTTCTTCTGCTTCAATCTTTTTTAATCGCACAGAGTGATTGGAAAAAATGGGAAGCAGAAGAAATTTCTTATCAGCGAACTGATAATCATCGAAGCCGTGATTATTCATTCGGATTTGAAAACATCTCTGATTTTAGCGTCAAAATTTTTACTAATTCTTATTGGTTTTTTATTTCAGAGGTGGATGGAGACAATTGTCCTTACAGCCCGTCCTGTTCTGCATTTTTTGTGGCTTCGGTAAAAGAGACTAATCCCGCTCAAGGTTTGCTGATGTTTTTTGATCGCTTTACACGCGACTTTAATATTTTCAATCGCAAATCTCACTATCCTCGTATTCTTGACGGTCATTACTTCGACCCACCTTCGCTTTATACTTTGGAAGAATCAAAAATAAAATATACACCACCTGTCCTTTTAACCTCCGATAAATGA